From a region of the Kaistia sp. 32K genome:
- a CDS encoding glycosyltransferase family 4 protein, whose translation MNDELRVLVVSHGHPSLSLGGAEIASHNLHKGLNALAGLRSVYLARVGAPTPRHAGTALMSLRQSASDILFHSDDYDHFFLSNRNTDDIRRDLVRFVRDLQPHVVHFHHVLGLGLEALYAVREALPDAAIVVTFHEFLSICHHHGQMVKTKGAQLCRRASPTDCHACFPDIAPARFLKRERFVRSMLELADAYVSPSAFLAQRYAAWGLSADRLFVIENGLAVSEPAPPRALPGTEQRRSRFAYFGQMTPFKGVDVLIDAVARVPERIWGEDSRLMIFGANLEFQPPEFQARMKKLIEDAGSRVRFYGSYQNSEMPELMQTVDWVVVPSIWWENSPVVIEEALFHGRPLLCSNIGGMAEKVRNGTDGLHFRVGSPEDLADRFVEVLSDGSMWEGLRQTMRRPIGHVDSAEQHLALYRAILGRHHAAAEGPAEHHELA comes from the coding sequence ATGAACGACGAACTCCGCGTCCTGGTTGTCAGCCACGGCCATCCGAGCCTCTCGCTCGGAGGGGCCGAAATCGCCTCGCACAATCTGCATAAGGGACTGAACGCGCTGGCCGGCCTCCGCTCGGTCTATCTGGCCCGGGTCGGCGCCCCGACGCCGCGCCATGCCGGAACGGCGCTGATGAGCCTGCGCCAGAGCGCATCCGACATCCTGTTCCACAGCGACGACTACGACCACTTCTTCCTGTCGAACCGCAACACCGACGACATCCGGCGCGATCTGGTGCGGTTCGTCCGGGATCTGCAGCCGCATGTCGTGCATTTCCATCACGTCCTCGGCCTCGGGTTGGAAGCGCTCTATGCCGTGCGGGAGGCGCTGCCGGACGCCGCCATCGTGGTGACGTTCCATGAGTTCCTGTCGATCTGCCACCACCACGGGCAGATGGTGAAGACCAAGGGCGCGCAGCTCTGCCGCCGGGCGTCGCCGACCGATTGCCACGCCTGTTTCCCGGACATCGCGCCGGCGCGCTTCCTGAAGCGCGAGCGTTTCGTGCGGTCGATGCTGGAGCTTGCCGACGCCTATGTGTCGCCGAGCGCCTTCCTGGCCCAGCGCTACGCCGCCTGGGGGCTGTCGGCCGATCGCCTGTTTGTCATCGAGAATGGCCTGGCCGTCAGCGAGCCGGCGCCGCCGCGCGCCCTGCCGGGCACCGAACAGCGCCGCAGCCGCTTCGCCTATTTCGGCCAGATGACGCCGTTCAAGGGCGTCGACGTGCTGATCGACGCGGTCGCCCGCGTGCCGGAGCGCATCTGGGGTGAGGATTCGCGGCTGATGATCTTCGGCGCCAATCTCGAATTCCAGCCGCCCGAGTTCCAGGCGCGCATGAAGAAACTGATCGAGGACGCGGGAAGCCGTGTCCGCTTCTACGGCTCGTACCAGAACAGCGAGATGCCCGAACTGATGCAGACGGTCGATTGGGTCGTCGTACCCTCGATCTGGTGGGAGAATTCACCGGTCGTGATCGAGGAAGCCCTGTTCCACGGCCGGCCGCTTCTCTGCAGCAATATCGGCGGCATGGCCGAAAAGGTCCGCAACGGCACGGACGGACTGCATTTCAGGGTCGGCAGCCCCGAGGATCTGGCCGACCGCTTCGTCGAGGTGCTTTCCGACGGCTCGATGTGGGAGGGGCTGCGCCAGACCATGCGGCGGCCCATCGGCCATGTCGACAGCGCCGAGCAGCACCTGGCCCTCTATCGCGCCATTCTCGGCCGTCATCACGCCGCGGCCGAGGGCCCGGCCGAACACCACGAACTCGCGTAA